Proteins from a single region of Sporosarcina sp. P33:
- a CDS encoding EAL domain-containing protein — protein MQEFLNNMDKFVRASSEKELQKVLGDIAYTLEQAAIVAITDSHGTIRYANDHFEKVSKYPVEELIGANQRIVNSGYHDASFFKEMWATIGNGRTWRGDICNRAKDGSTYWVDTTIVPFLNEKGKPYQYIAIRYDITERKKMEEEIRKQSDLYEIITANASDFIAIIDRQGKFYYASPSFEKLLGHSASALYASSFYSYIYKKNRQQAEKKISQFFGYQRQAMNLEYSFLDSKNGLHIMEAKIDIVKESIEYGEKLLVVMRDITERVKSDEKIKYLVYNDQLTSLMNRNSFREQLALAFERARTRNQVFALVHINIDRLRYANDLLGHEAGDYLLAMVGERLKKRTGPESLLARTAGDEFAFIITGFKNQDDFFQHAEDIRQYLQQPIQVGQQNYTLSVSCGISIYPEHANQPSDLVTKATLALGKVKMRGGADSEMYQPGTSKLSLERTLLENEMRKSVQQQHFYLEYQPKVLLDTGELTGVEALVRWKHPDLGIISPVKFIPLAEETKIIVPLGEWILREVCKRAALEVQAGKFCRFAVNVSTVQMKEEGFADSVLAIIKEYNVPSDMIELELTESSFIDTEGMKKSLQKLRSEGVTVAIDDFGTGYSTFSYIKELPADTLKIDMAFVRDILENENSQAIVKAIVTLADTAGLNVVAEGIEMPEQAKMLYDLGCREGQGYYYGRPMEFKAVKKMEECRFGYKG, from the coding sequence ATGCAAGAATTTTTGAATAATATGGATAAATTTGTCCGTGCGAGTAGTGAAAAAGAATTACAAAAAGTTCTTGGCGACATAGCTTACACATTGGAACAAGCAGCAATTGTCGCAATTACTGACTCACATGGAACGATTCGGTATGCCAACGATCATTTCGAAAAAGTTTCAAAGTACCCCGTTGAAGAGTTAATTGGCGCGAATCAGCGTATTGTGAATTCGGGCTACCACGATGCTTCGTTTTTTAAAGAGATGTGGGCTACCATTGGAAACGGCCGCACTTGGCGCGGCGATATTTGCAACCGTGCAAAAGATGGTTCGACGTATTGGGTAGATACTACGATCGTTCCATTCCTGAATGAAAAAGGAAAGCCTTATCAATATATTGCAATACGTTATGACATCACGGAAAGAAAGAAAATGGAAGAGGAAATACGGAAACAATCTGATCTATATGAAATCATTACGGCAAATGCATCTGATTTTATTGCGATCATTGACCGGCAAGGGAAATTTTATTATGCTTCCCCTTCGTTTGAAAAGCTTCTCGGTCATTCGGCATCTGCTTTATACGCCAGCTCATTCTATTCTTATATTTATAAAAAGAACCGCCAGCAGGCAGAAAAGAAAATTTCGCAATTTTTCGGCTATCAGCGTCAAGCGATGAATTTGGAATATTCTTTTCTGGACAGCAAAAATGGTCTGCATATTATGGAGGCGAAGATTGATATAGTAAAAGAATCGATAGAGTATGGAGAGAAACTGTTAGTTGTCATGCGTGATATTACAGAGCGTGTGAAATCAGATGAGAAAATTAAATACCTTGTGTATAACGACCAGTTAACTTCTCTGATGAATCGAAACTCCTTCCGTGAGCAGCTGGCACTTGCATTTGAAAGAGCCCGCACCCGGAATCAGGTGTTTGCTCTTGTCCATATTAATATCGACCGTTTGCGGTATGCGAACGATTTACTCGGTCACGAAGCGGGCGACTACTTATTAGCCATGGTAGGCGAACGTCTGAAAAAAAGAACCGGTCCGGAAAGCCTGCTGGCCCGAACCGCAGGTGATGAATTTGCGTTCATCATCACAGGTTTCAAAAATCAGGATGATTTCTTTCAGCATGCGGAAGATATTCGTCAATATTTACAGCAGCCTATTCAAGTTGGACAGCAAAACTATACATTATCGGTCAGCTGCGGGATTTCTATTTATCCGGAACATGCCAATCAGCCTTCAGACTTAGTCACTAAAGCCACGCTGGCATTAGGTAAAGTAAAGATGCGCGGCGGAGCAGACAGTGAAATGTATCAGCCGGGCACATCGAAACTGTCGCTTGAGCGCACTTTGTTAGAAAATGAAATGAGGAAAAGTGTCCAACAGCAGCACTTTTACCTTGAGTACCAGCCGAAGGTGCTGTTAGATACTGGCGAACTGACAGGTGTCGAAGCGCTTGTACGCTGGAAACATCCGGATTTGGGAATTATTTCGCCGGTGAAATTCATACCGCTTGCGGAAGAAACTAAAATAATCGTACCGCTTGGTGAGTGGATTCTGCGTGAAGTATGCAAACGTGCGGCTTTGGAAGTGCAGGCGGGCAAGTTTTGCAGATTTGCAGTAAATGTGTCCACTGTCCAAATGAAAGAAGAGGGCTTTGCGGATTCGGTATTGGCTATTATAAAAGAATACAACGTGCCATCAGATATGATCGAACTGGAATTAACGGAGAGTTCATTCATAGATACGGAAGGCATGAAGAAATCTCTTCAGAAACTCCGAAGTGAAGGAGTTACGGTAGCGATTGATGACTTTGGCACAGGCTACAGCACATTCAGTTATATTAAAGAATTGCCTGCCGATACACTGAAAATTGATATGGCATTTGTCCGTGACATTTTGGAGAATGAAAACAGCCAGGCTATCGTCAAAGCGATCGTGACACTTGCGGATACGGCTGGATTGAACGTGGTCGCTGAAGGGATTGAAATGCCTGAACAGGCAAAGATGCTATATGATTTAGGCTGCCGTGAAGGCCAAGGATATTACTATGGCCGGCCTATGGAATTCAAAGCGGTAAAAAAGATGGAAGAATGCCGTTTTGGATACAAAGGATAA
- a CDS encoding KinB-signaling pathway activation protein, whose protein sequence is MTIRNWVKFFLRAMAIGGAITAVVGLIVRWDFFYGYLQAGEIWQFLGAFLWMVFLGFTMSVVAQMGFFAYLTVHQFGVNMFRTLTLWNWVQMLIIAVVLFDLVFFRFQLTKDDTGRTVLYIFLLATLIAVSSVTAYFKAQWTKKHALISALFFMIVITTLEWLPALMVTSGNKDEWVTILLFPLLAVNAYQLLVLPKYNKQSDVDKEKLDKRREERKKAKKQTAKSKKN, encoded by the coding sequence GTGACAATACGAAATTGGGTTAAATTTTTCTTGCGCGCAATGGCAATTGGCGGAGCGATTACAGCAGTTGTCGGGCTGATTGTACGTTGGGACTTTTTTTACGGATATTTACAGGCAGGCGAGATCTGGCAGTTTCTTGGTGCCTTTTTATGGATGGTTTTCTTAGGATTCACGATGAGTGTGGTCGCGCAGATGGGTTTCTTCGCCTATCTGACCGTGCATCAATTCGGCGTCAATATGTTCAGAACACTGACCTTATGGAACTGGGTGCAGATGTTAATAATAGCGGTCGTCCTTTTTGATCTGGTCTTTTTCCGTTTCCAATTAACGAAAGACGATACAGGGCGTACTGTTCTATACATTTTCTTACTTGCCACTCTGATTGCTGTGTCATCGGTAACGGCATACTTTAAAGCGCAATGGACAAAAAAACATGCGTTGATTTCTGCATTATTTTTCATGATTGTCATTACAACGCTTGAATGGCTGCCTGCGCTGATGGTCACTTCAGGAAATAAAGATGAGTGGGTAACGATTCTGTTATTCCCGCTGCTTGCTGTGAATGCGTATCAGTTATTAGTATTGCCTAAATACAATAAACAATCCGATGTGGATAAAGAAAAACTGGATAAACGCCGTGAAGAGAGAAAAAAGGCAAAAAAACAAACAGCTAAATCTAAAAAGAACTGA
- the gerD gene encoding spore germination lipoprotein GerD encodes MKKLAGLFLFLLFLTGCSGGHQAAPSYDEMKKMMTDAIQTEDGKKALRKLMTDPEFRELLVLEQPEVKQSIENVLLSKEGERFWKTAFEDPKFTEAIAKSMKKQQADIMKDLMGDASFQKDLEKFFGQPDMMKQMEKIVNSATLKKEMEKAVEDTINSPLMQAKWQELIMKSGKGAAEEGGKSGSKDQKTDGESQ; translated from the coding sequence ATGAAAAAATTAGCCGGTCTTTTTCTATTCCTTCTATTCCTTACGGGTTGCAGCGGAGGACATCAGGCAGCACCAAGCTATGATGAGATGAAAAAAATGATGACAGATGCGATCCAAACGGAAGACGGAAAAAAAGCACTTCGTAAATTGATGACCGACCCTGAGTTTCGGGAGTTGCTGGTACTTGAACAGCCAGAAGTCAAACAAAGTATTGAGAACGTATTACTTTCCAAGGAGGGGGAGCGTTTCTGGAAAACCGCTTTTGAAGACCCTAAATTCACGGAAGCAATTGCTAAAAGCATGAAGAAGCAGCAAGCTGATATTATGAAGGATCTGATGGGGGATGCTTCATTCCAGAAAGATTTGGAAAAGTTTTTCGGCCAGCCCGATATGATGAAGCAAATGGAAAAGATCGTGAACTCCGCCACGCTAAAGAAAGAAATGGAGAAGGCGGTGGAGGACACCATCAATAGCCCGCTCATGCAGGCAAAATGGCAGGAGCTCATCATGAAGTCAGGAAAAGGGGCTGCTGAAGAAGGCGGAAAAAGCGGCAGTAAAGATCAAAAAACAGACGGAGAAAGTCAATGA
- a CDS encoding Mrp/NBP35 family ATP-binding protein → MINEQQVRELIGALKDPFLHKTLAETNGIVDVTIKPEKQHVSVKVAIAKVNTGEQLTLQSKVVEVLKEAGADSVGIRFEELPKEVLEQFRGTATESETQDILSPLSSIEFISIASGKGGVGKSTVSVNLAVALARRGKKVGLIDADIYGFSVPDMMGITSMPEVRENRIMPVERFGVKVISMGFFVEDNAPVVWRGPMLGKVLDQFFRDVEWGELDYLLLDLPPGTGDVALDIHQMIPASKEIVVTTPHPTAAFVAARAGAMALQTDHELLGVVENMSWFESKTTGEKEYVFGQGGGVRLSEELRTELLGQIPLGQPDWNDTDFAPSVYAENHPIGQIYLQVADTVIEKTEK, encoded by the coding sequence GTGATAAATGAACAACAAGTCCGTGAACTGATTGGCGCATTGAAAGATCCGTTTTTACATAAAACATTGGCAGAAACGAATGGTATTGTAGATGTAACTATCAAACCTGAGAAACAGCATGTCAGTGTTAAAGTCGCGATTGCGAAAGTGAATACCGGTGAACAATTGACGCTTCAATCGAAAGTAGTGGAAGTTTTAAAAGAGGCAGGGGCCGACTCGGTAGGCATCCGTTTTGAGGAACTGCCAAAAGAAGTATTGGAGCAATTCCGCGGCACAGCTACGGAATCAGAAACACAAGATATTTTATCTCCTTTATCTTCTATTGAATTTATCTCGATTGCATCCGGTAAAGGCGGCGTCGGGAAATCGACGGTCTCGGTCAATTTGGCAGTCGCTTTAGCACGACGCGGCAAGAAAGTCGGTTTGATTGACGCCGATATTTATGGGTTCAGTGTGCCGGATATGATGGGCATCACGTCCATGCCGGAAGTGCGGGAAAATCGTATAATGCCGGTTGAGCGTTTTGGCGTCAAAGTCATTTCAATGGGTTTCTTTGTTGAAGACAATGCACCTGTAGTATGGCGCGGGCCTATGCTCGGCAAAGTGCTCGATCAATTTTTCCGTGATGTGGAATGGGGCGAACTCGACTATTTATTGCTTGATTTGCCGCCAGGAACAGGGGACGTAGCGCTGGATATCCATCAAATGATTCCGGCTTCCAAAGAAATCGTTGTCACGACTCCGCATCCAACCGCAGCATTCGTTGCAGCCCGTGCTGGAGCTATGGCGCTTCAGACGGATCACGAATTACTCGGTGTAGTTGAAAACATGTCCTGGTTCGAATCTAAAACAACCGGAGAGAAAGAATATGTCTTCGGGCAAGGCGGAGGCGTACGTCTTTCTGAAGAACTCCGTACAGAATTATTAGGACAAATCCCTCTTGGTCAGCCGGACTGGAATGATACAGATTTTGCACCTTCCGTTTACGCGGAAAACCATCCGATTGGCCAAATCTACTTGCAGGTTGCCGATACGGTTATTGAAAAAACTGAAAAGTAA
- a CDS encoding N-acetylmuramoyl-L-alanine amidase, whose translation MKKWLVAGLLVFFSLGGVWYGVKASDRGFFLPAELGGVNILIDPGHGGEDGGASAGEIIEKDITLNISHEVRKLLEKKGATVQMTREKEGDAVAEHAPSESFGSLRSRKFADLKLRESMAIESKPDMFISVHVNAIPEERWRGAQVFYHPGGHPDGKQLATSIQDELRDQLKNTEREAMKITGVYLLKKVPVPAVLVETGFLSNPEERKLLSSKSYQKKVAAAIVDGIVKYQHAEEQ comes from the coding sequence ATGAAAAAGTGGCTTGTAGCAGGGTTGCTGGTTTTTTTCTCGTTGGGCGGTGTATGGTATGGCGTTAAAGCATCGGATCGCGGATTCTTTCTGCCTGCAGAACTTGGCGGTGTAAACATCTTGATCGATCCGGGGCATGGCGGTGAGGATGGCGGAGCGTCCGCAGGCGAAATCATTGAAAAAGACATTACATTAAATATTTCCCATGAAGTACGTAAACTGCTTGAGAAAAAAGGGGCAACTGTACAGATGACGAGAGAGAAAGAAGGAGATGCGGTAGCGGAGCACGCGCCGTCAGAAAGTTTTGGTTCTTTGCGGAGCAGAAAGTTTGCAGATTTGAAACTGCGTGAAAGCATGGCGATAGAATCAAAGCCGGACATGTTCATCAGTGTGCATGTCAATGCGATCCCAGAAGAGCGCTGGAGAGGTGCCCAAGTATTTTATCATCCAGGCGGTCATCCTGACGGCAAACAGCTGGCAACGTCAATCCAGGATGAATTGCGGGATCAGCTGAAAAACACGGAGCGGGAAGCGATGAAAATCACCGGTGTTTATTTACTGAAAAAGGTACCGGTCCCGGCAGTACTAGTGGAAACGGGCTTTCTGTCAAATCCGGAAGAACGAAAATTATTGTCAAGTAAGTCCTATCAGAAAAAAGTGGCGGCAGCAATTGTAGATGGAATTGTGAAATACCAGCATGCCGAAGAACAATAA
- a CDS encoding rhodanese-like domain-containing protein: MTLKELTAKEVQEQLESGKELNIIDVREDDEVAQGIIPGAAHIALGNLPIEMHDLDTETPYILVCRSGGRSGRAQEIMADEGFDVTNMTGGMLAWEGETI, translated from the coding sequence ATGACGTTAAAAGAATTGACTGCAAAAGAAGTGCAGGAACAGCTGGAAAGCGGTAAAGAGCTGAACATTATCGATGTACGCGAAGATGACGAAGTAGCACAAGGCATCATCCCGGGAGCAGCACATATTGCTCTCGGCAACCTGCCGATCGAAATGCACGACCTGGATACAGAAACGCCATACATCCTCGTATGCCGTTCGGGCGGCAGAAGCGGACGTGCGCAGGAGATTATGGCAGACGAAGGGTTTGACGTAACCAACATGACCGGCGGAATGCTGGCATGGGAAGGCGAAACAATATAA